From a single Rosa rugosa chromosome 7, drRosRugo1.1, whole genome shotgun sequence genomic region:
- the LOC133721029 gene encoding uncharacterized protein LOC133721029, whose protein sequence is MQALQHHPLAGDHILRPKSGRTPLKPVNSPATPVNIVTKAKPPAQECISISLLGPSNKENGPVYAAQMIETAAMDASLAEELSAMRKKLERIRLDRERTEKMLEERDAMLDLQMKEIENRGQIQKMVEIDVDRVFRLNQLHSQSIRFSPIRSLREKEQQKKAAGSPAVKIVNFEEMEESVGENTPQKLSSASIDSESVTARDTVITKSV, encoded by the exons ATGCAAGCCCTCCAGCATCATCCACTCGCCGGAGACCACATTCTCCGGCCCAAAAGCGGCCGGACGCCTCTCAAGCCTGTGAACTCTCCAGCAACTCCGGTCAATATTGTTACAAAGGCAAAGCCACCAGCACAAGAATGTATCAGCATCTCTCTGTTGGGCCCCTCGAACAAGGAGAACGGGCCGGTTTATGCGGCTCAGATGATCGAAACTGCGGCCATGGACGCTTCTTTGGCGGAGGAGCTGAGTGCGATGAGGAAGAAGCTGGAGAGGATAAGACTGGatagagagagaacagagaagaTGCTCGAGGAAAGGGATGCAATGCTGGATTTGCAGATGAAGGAGATAGAAAACAGAGGTCAAATCCAGAAGATGGTTGAGATTGATGTTGATAGGGTGTTCAGATTGAATCAGCTCCATTCTCAATCCATT AGATTTTCTCCGATTCGGTCTCTGAGAGAAAAGGAGCAGCAAAAGAAGGCCGCTGGATCACCAGCAGTTAAG ATAGTGAATTTTGAAGAGATGGAGGAATCAGTAGGTGAAAACACACCACAGAAGCTGAGTTCTGCTTCAATTGATTCCGAAAGTGTTACAGCAAGGGATACTGTGATTACCAAATCTGTTTGA